Proteins co-encoded in one Pseudophryne corroboree isolate aPseCor3 chromosome 1, aPseCor3.hap2, whole genome shotgun sequence genomic window:
- the LOC134907189 gene encoding ERV-BabFcenv provirus ancestral Env polyprotein-like — MRNLSPTSILGTMLIILMVLTCQATAEVDITQKSGTYTFWYNSSNTEVAAYKIDFCTIAPCLNKHYAWQCDQYGTRNTPTEAYICVTSKYWGNKCAYWGSVGWNSGHSYGYQPKEALSRKDKYGESLLTRLTLHRQNRCDSKFILSIKHPQSTDAGTYVLGESFFLNPSLTPFLLQDMFNNEKYAQLKPPKPRPNLLKPHITTFKDMMAVNNPTFKDTLAIETGFSDINFWLEWMKYSASKHNKSNCYVCGKSRPHLGTVPLNIPLEQENCFFSLFNDTKTNDSQCEMWKREYPILSKNPNPGSTITIYPGNYTCYTSNITPGRNLKTFPPGYCANKRTTVLVNQTRSLGDIYYICGDMKLRTKLDTPWYGECALAKVIMPLLMITDDPTPPSNTPANRKKRALPGGSFDPHVYIDAIGVPRGVPNEFKARDEVAAGFESLFPIVTVNKNVAWINYIYYNQQRFVNDTKDALKGIAEQLEATSQMTFQNRMALDMILAEKGGTCVYISKVEGCCTYIPDNTGPNGKVTLAINKLETLSIELKKKFRY; from the coding sequence atgaggaacctgtcccctacctctatcctggggactatgttgataatcctaatggtcctcacttgccaagctacagctgaagtagacattacacaaaaatccggcacctacacattttggtataactcctccaatactgaggttgccgcctataaaatagatttctgtaccattgctccctgtcttaacaaacattatgcctggcagtgtgatcagtatggtacacgtaatacccccactgaagcctatatttgtgttactagtaaatattggggaaataaatgtgcgtattggggatcagtgggatggaattctggccatagttatggataccagcccaaagaggctctctcaagaaaagacaaatatggtgagtccctgcttacccgtcttacccttcatagacaaaacagatgtgatagtaaattcatattaagcataaaacatccccagtctactgatgcaggcacctatgtcctaggtgaatccttttttttaaacccatcccttacaccattcttgttacaggatatgtttaacaatgaaaagtatgcccagctcaagccccctaaaccacgccccaacctcttgaaacctcatataaccaccttcaaggatatgatggccgttaacaatcccacctttaaagacaccctagctattgaaactggtttctctgacatcaatttctggttagaatggatgaagtatagtgctagcaaacataataaaagtaactgttatgtctgtggcaaatctaggccccacctaggtacagtgccccttaatatacccctagaacaggaaaattgttttttcagcctttttaatgacaccaaaacaaatgacagtcagtgcgaaatgtggaaaagggaatatcccatattgtcaaaaaatcccaacccaggaagcaccataaccatatatcctggaaactatacctgttatacatctaacatcaccccagggagaaatttaaaaaccttcccaccagggtattgtgcaaataaaagaacaactgttttagtcaaccaaactagatcattaggtgacatttattatatatgtggggatatgaagcttagaactaaattagacacaccatggtatggtgagtgtgccctggccaaagtcataatgccactcctaatgatcaccgatgaccccactcctccctctaatactcctgctaatcgaaagaaaagagcactcccaggaggtagctttgacccccacgtgtacattgatgctataggggtcccaagaggtgttccaaatgagttcaaagctagagatgaggtggctgcgggttttgaatcattgttccctatagtaactgtaaataaaaacgtagcctggattaattatatatattataatcaacaaagatttgttaatgataccaaagatgctcttaaaggtatagctgaacagctagaagccacttcccaaatgaccttccaaaatagaatggctcttgacatgattctagcagaaaaaggcggtacatgtgtttacattagtaaggtggaaggctgttgtacatatattcctgacaacactggtcccaatggtaaggttactttagccataaacaagttagaaaccttatccatagaactcaaaaaaaaattcaggtattga